The following coding sequences lie in one Camelus bactrianus isolate YW-2024 breed Bactrian camel chromosome 8, ASM4877302v1, whole genome shotgun sequence genomic window:
- the FAM162B gene encoding protein FAM162B, producing MLAAVRGLLRLRLGRVPHCPAGAPPEAERRPVASLRRRGLRRYSSGGAPSGSGPQGSAGKIHRVPAEHTPSQFDKKILLWTGRFKAMEEIPPRVPPEMIDAARNKARVKACYIMIGLTIIACFAVIASGKRAAERHESLTSWNLAKKAKWREEAALAAQAKAK from the exons ATGCTCGCCGCTGTCAGGGGCCTCCTGCGCCTCCGCCTGGGGCGCGTCCCCCACTGCCCCGCGGGAGCGCCTCCAGAAGCCGAGCGACGGCCCGTCGCGTCTCTCCGGCGCAGGGGTCTCCGGCGGTACTCCAGCGGCGGGGCCCCCAGCGGCTCGGGGCCCCAAGGTTCCG CAGGGAAGATCCACAGGGTCCCCGCCGAGCACACGCCGTCGCAGTTCGACAAGAAAATCCTGCTGTGGACCGGGCGTTTCAAAGCGATGGAGGAGATCCCGCCTCGGGTTCC GCCAGAAATGATAGATGCTGCAAGAAACAAAGCTCGAGTGAAAGCTTGTTACATAATGATTGGACTCACGATTATCGCCTGCTTTGCAGTGATAGCGTCAGGCAAAAGG gCTGCAGAACGACATGAATCCTTAACAAGTTGGAACCTGGCAAAGAAAGCTAAGTGGCGAGAAGAAGCTGCGTTGGCTGCACAGGCCAAGGCGAAATGA